The following proteins come from a genomic window of Emys orbicularis isolate rEmyOrb1 chromosome 9, rEmyOrb1.hap1, whole genome shotgun sequence:
- the LOC135884070 gene encoding caspase recruitment domain-containing protein 8-like: protein MTSGQECQDVQGSGDDVSSLKAKVESYGTREDDSAQECKSGDDSSENNSESSSESESDTEETDIRKSDEELEKNELLPPVESEAHSQFRCEHVKTEHNQKEQVTPRKLSRGQFWLKLEAEGTYQCTVTGLIFDVTKAAVIKYSVLSWSKYADYVKKPWIVGGPIFDVSCDSASVLTSIQFPHSLSLNDHESDMTFKVLHIKSTGPAIEPSVDHSMTHVKWHVSSLSPVGPVIQTQEPVHYNGAVILYKVVNNHPSLSFRVYVATNNDSFIKDISNAVKHSDKKFIKIDKPPVCKKQLQDGKRYRLISESEAEITPEEIEFVDGSLLKLKSYFEVYLEQPMEFTLSLIELESEEIVWKAKLRECDWILHDQNKNERKRNTISNRRRKSSNSLSDEEFYNKRLKGRDISDGTKAKTTLTDQQLMTLAKKMGKDWKEIGIECLKLEMKDIQQIQAKEEEVNVHKFLMLEKWRKGEKSNGTAQNLYDSLKDHVSYEIIQILEGFL from the exons TAGAAAGTTATGGCACTAGAGAGGATGACTCAGCTCAAGAGTGTAAATCAG GAGATGACAGTTCTGAAAATAACTCCGAAAGTAGCTCTGAAAGTGAGTCAG ATACTGAGGAGACAGATATAAGAAAATCAG ATGAAGAACTGGAAAAGAATGAATTGCTGCCACCTGTTGAATCAG AGGCTCATAGCCAGTTTCGTTGTGAACATGTCAAGACTGAACAT AACCAGAAAGAGCAAGTGACCCCCAGAAAACTTTCCAGAGGACAATTTTG GTTGAAgctggaggcagagggaactTACCAATGTACTGTTACAGGCTTGATTTTCGatgtaaccaaggctgctgtaaTCAAATATTCTGTGTTGTCTTGGAGCAAATATGCTGATTATGTTAAAAAACCATGGATAGTTGGTGGCCCTATATTTGATGTCAGTTGTGACTCAGCCTCTGTTCTTACTTCCATTCAATTCCCACATTCCCTCAGCCTAAATG ATCATGAATCTGACATGACATTCAAAGTTTTACATATTAAAAGTACTGGTCCAGCAATTGAGCCTTCTGTTGATCATTCAATGACGCATGTCAAATGGCATGTGAGTTCTCTCTCTCCAGTAGGACCGGTTATTCAAACACAAGAGCCAGTACATTACAATGGGGCTGTAATTTTATACAAAGTTGTCAATAATCACCCTTCCTTATCATTTCGTGTGTATGTAGCAACAAACAATGATTCATTTATAAAG gaTATCTCAAATGCAGTAAAACATTCTGATAAGAAATTCATCAAAATTGACAAGCCCCCAGTTTGTAAAAAACAACTACAAGATGGAAAGAGATACAGATTAATTAGTGAATCAGAAGCTGAAATAACTCCTGAG GAAATTGAATTTGTTGATGGCTccctcttaaaattaaaaagttattttgaagTCTACTTGGAGCAACCTATGGAGTTTACATTATCTTTGATTGAACTCGAGTCTGAAGAAATTGTCTGGAAAGCAAAACTAAGAGAAT GTGACTGGATACTACATGACCAGAACAAGAATGAGCGGAAAAGAAACACAATCA GTAACAGAAGACGGAAATCAAGCAACAGCCTTTCTGACGAAGAATTTTATAATAAAAGGCTAAAGGGTAGAGATATTTCAG ATGGAACTAAAGCTAAAACTACGTTAACTGATCAGCAACTGATGACTCTTGCAAAGAAGATGGGTAAAGATTGGAAAGAAATTGGCATTGAATGTCTTAAGTTAGAAATGAAAGATATTCAGCAGATTCAGGCAAAAGAAGAAGAGGTTAATGTTCATAAATTCCTGATGTTGGAGAAGTGGAGGAAAGGTGAAAAGAGTAATGGAACTGCGCAAAACTTGTATGACAGTCTCAAGGATCATGTGTCATATGAAATAATACAAATACTGGAAG GTTTTTTGTAG